The Ktedonobacterales bacterium genome contains the following window.
CTTGTTGGCGACACGCAAGAGAATCACTCCATACGTCGGTAGCCGTTCCAGGAACTTCATGAGGCGGCTGGTTCCCTGTCGCTGGCCGGAGCACTCAGCACCTGAGCCGCGTACCCAAGCGCAGCGTAAATATCCTCGTAGGTGAGGAACGGGTAGGAGTCGAGCACCTCCTCATAGGTGTCCCCACACGCCAGGTTTTCCAGGACAGTCTCCACACTCAGGCGGCTTCCGGCAATCACTGGCTTGCCCCCCAGGATGTCAGGGTCGCTCTCGATACGCGGCGCAAGCTGGCGCGGCGCTCCTTGGGGGGTTGTATGCTGTCCCATAATGTCCACCTTTCTTGAAGCCAGCACGAACCTCTCTGTATCGCACCATATGTGTATAGGCCGGTGAGAATTGCATTTTTGCAATTATATGATATAATCAAACTGGTCTGAAAGCCTGCCGTATGGAGGTCGCAGCGCAAGCTGCTTAGGACTAGCCAAGCTTCGACTTGGGTAGCCAGGGCGATAGACACCCTGGTTTTTTTATACCTCAATCACCAGCGCGGCCCGCTCCAGGCGTTTCAGGTGTTGCGCGGTGTAGGCCTTCCCTCCTGGCAATCTCTCAGAAATCCAGCCATGCTGTCAGCAAGCCGCAGCATCGGGCTTTGCTCATCCTTCAAGCCTTCTATTACCCCGTTTGGCAACCCTCGTGGTAGAATGGCTAGGTAAGCCAAGAGTGTATCTCTGGTAGGGGAGAGCGCACTGCTAGCCCACAGGGAGGGCCAGATATGGCAATGACGACACAACACTACACGATTATCAACCTGCCGGGCAAGCTGCTGAGCGCCGCAGAATATGCGCTTTTGCCTGATGAACCAGGCTGGCGAATGGAACTGGACAGGGGAAAGGTAGTGAAGATGCCAGCAGTAAAAGACCCACTGCACGACTGGATTCTCTCGAATCTGCACGATGCGCTTTCCCCTTACGTGAAGCAGCATCGCCTGGGCGCTGTTACCTGGGAGCAAGTGGGCTATGACATCACGCAGCCAGGCGAGCCAGAAGAATCCACCTGGATGCCTGATCTGGCGTTTGTGCGCACTGAGCACGCGCGCCAGGTGCTAGAAGCGCGTCAGCGAGGTGAGTATCCGCATCTGGCTCCTGATCTGGTGGTTGAAGTGGTGTCACCGAGTCAGAGCAAAGCTGATATGACCGAGCGTGCGCATCGCTGGCTGGCGGCAGGAACACGGCTCCTGTGGGCCATCTGGCCGAATCAGCAACAGGTAGACATGTGGCAGCCAGATGAGCCGATGCAAACGTTGAGCGCCCGCGAGCGTCTGGATGGCCTGGACGTTGTGCCGGGTTTCACCATGCTCGTCGCTGATCTGTTTATCATACCGTTCGATATGAAGTAGCCGAAGAACAACGGGCGCGGCATATCGCCCCTGTCAGTGAGGAACTGCGCAAAGGTGGTGCGGTGGAGTTGAAGCGGGTGGGGCTGACAGGAATCGAACCTGCGACACACGGTTTAGGAAACCGTTGCTCTATCCCCTGAGCTACAGCCCCACAGAGACGCTGCTATTATACTCCATCGGTGGCAGTCGGCGCAACCGAAGCACGCCTGGCCTGCGCTTTTCTGTCCTTCGCCTCTTTGCCCGGCAGCAGGGCTTGCAGCGAATATTTGGCAAAGGTGCGCACCAGCGAGGGGTTCTTTGTCACCAGATTGAAGAAGATTTTCGGGCTGAAGTCGCCTTTGAGCAGTGACGCCGCCTGGTCCAGCGTGAGCGCTTTGAGCAGGTCCAGCCCTTTGTCCCAC
Protein-coding sequences here:
- a CDS encoding DUF433 domain-containing protein — encoded protein: MGQHTTPQGAPRQLAPRIESDPDILGGKPVIAGSRLSVETVLENLACGDTYEEVLDSYPFLTYEDIYAALGYAAQVLSAPASDREPAAS
- a CDS encoding Uma2 family endonuclease translates to MAMTTQHYTIINLPGKLLSAAEYALLPDEPGWRMELDRGKVVKMPAVKDPLHDWILSNLHDALSPYVKQHRLGAVTWEQVGYDITQPGEPEESTWMPDLAFVRTEHARQVLEARQRGEYPHLAPDLVVEVVSPSQSKADMTERAHRWLAAGTRLLWAIWPNQQQVDMWQPDEPMQTLSARERLDGLDVVPGFTMLVADLFIIPFDMK